In Pongo abelii isolate AG06213 chromosome X, NHGRI_mPonAbe1-v2.0_pri, whole genome shotgun sequence, one DNA window encodes the following:
- the TRO gene encoding trophinin isoform X3, whose product MHTLLAATKDSLAMDPPVVNRPKKSKTKKAPIKTITKAAPAAPPVPTANEIATNKPKITWQALNLPVITQISQALPTTELTNTQGSSVTAQPKKANKMKRVTAKAAQGSQSPTGREGGTTQLKSPLQVLKLPVISQNIHAPIANESASSQALITSIKPKKASKAKKPANKAIASATEVSLAPTATHTATTQCQITNETASIHTTAASIRTKKASKARKTIAKVINTDTEHIEAPHVTEAATRQIEASVVAIRPKKSKGKKAASRGPNSVSEISEAPLATQMVTNQALAATLRVKRGSRAQKAATKSRATESQTPNADQRAQAKMASAETNVSALETQVAAAVQALADDYLAQLSLEPTTRTRGKRNRKSKHLNGDERSGSNYRRIPWGRRPAPPRDVAILQERANKLVKYLLVKDQTKIPIKRSDMLRDVIQEYDEYFPEIIERASYTLEKMFRVNLKEIDKQSSLYILISTRESSAGILGTTKDTPKLGLLMVILSVIFMNGNKASEAVIWEVLRKLGLRPGVRHSLFGEVRKLITDEFVKQKYLEYKRVPNSRPPEYEFFWGLRSYHETSKMKVLKFACKVQKKDPKDWAVQYREAVEMEVQAAAVAVAEAEARAEARAQMGIGEEAVAGPWNWDDMDIDCLTREELGDDAQAWSRFSFEIEARAQENADASTNVNFSRGASTRAGFSDGASISFNGAPSSSGGFSGGPGITFGVAPSTSASFSNTASISFGGTLSTSSSFSSAASISFGGAPSTSTSFSSEASISFGGMPCTSASFSGGVSSSFSGPLSTSATFSGGASSGFGGTLNTTAGFSGVLSTSTSFGSAPTTSTVFSSALSTSTGFGGILSTSVCFGGSPSSSGSFGGTLSTSICFGGSPCTSTGFGGTLSTSVSFGGSSSTSANFGGTLSTSICFDGSPSTGAGFGGALNTSASFGSALNTNTGFGGAMSTSADFGGTLSTSVCFGGSPGTSVSFGSALNTNAGFGGAVSTSTDFGGTLSTSICFGGSPSTSAGFGGALNTNASFGCAVSTSASFSGAVSTSAGFSGAPSTNPGFGGAFSTSAGFGGALSTATDFGGTPSNSIGFGAAPSTSVSFGGAHGTSLCFGGAPSTSLCFGSASNTNLCFGGPPSTSACFSGATSPSFCDGPSTSTGFSFGNGLSTSAGLGGGLNTSAGFGGGLGTSAGFSGGLSTSSGFDGGLGTSAGFGGGPGTSAGFGGGLGTSAGFSGGLGTSAGFGGGLVTSDGFGGGLGTNASFGSTLGTGAGFSGGLSTSDGFGSRPNASFDRGLSTIIGFGSGSNTSTGFTGEPSTSTGFNSGPSSIVGFSGGPSTGVGFCSGPSTSGFSGGPSTGAGFGGGPNTGAGFGGGPSTSAGFGSGAASLGACGFSYG is encoded by the exons aTGCATACCCTGTTGGCGGCAACCAAGGACTCCCTGGCCATGGACCCACCAGTTGTCAACCGGCCTAAGAAAAGCAAGACCAAGAAGGCCCCTATAAAGACTATTACTAAGGCTGCACCTGCTGCCCCTCCAGTCCCAACTGCCAATGAGATTGCCACCAACAAGCCCAAAATAACTTGGCAGGCTTTAAACCTACCAGTCATTACCCAGATCAGCCAGGCTTTACCTACCACTGAGTTAACCAATACTCAGGGTTCTTCAGTCACTGCTCAGCCTAAGAAAGCCAACAAGATGAAGAGAGTTACTGCCAAGGCAGCCCAAGGCTCCCAATCCCCAACTGGCCGTGAGGGTGGCACTACACAGCTCAAGTCACCCTTGCAGGTCCTAAAGCTACCAGTCATCTCACAGAATATTCACGCTCCAATTGCCAATGAGTCAGCCAGTTCCCAGGCCTTGATAACCTCTATCAAGCCTAAGAAAGCTTCCAAGGCTAAGAAGCCTGCGAATAAGGCCATAGCTAGTGCCACCGAGGTCTCACTGGCTCCAACTGCCACCCATACAGCTACCACCCAATGCCAAATTACCAATGAGACAGCCAGTATCCACACCACAGCAGCCTCCATCCGAACCAAGAAAGCCTCCAAAGCCAGGAAGACAATTGCTAAGGTCATAAATACTGACACTGAGCATATAGAGGCTCCACATGTCACTGAGGCAGCTACCAGGCAGATTGAGGCCTCAGTAGTAGCCATTAGGCCCAAAAAATCCAAGGGCAAGAAGGCTGCCAGTAGGGGCCCAAATTCTGTCTCTGAGATCTCTGAGGCTCCACTTGCCACTCAGATGGTCACAAACCAAGCCCTGGCAGCCACCCTGCGGGTCAAGAGAGGGTCTAGGGCTCAGAAGGCTGCCACTAAGTCTCGGGCAACTGAAAGCCAGACTCCAAATGCTGACCAAAGGGCCCAGGCCAAGATGGCCTCTGCTGAGACCAACGTAAGTGCCCTTGAGACTCAGGTTGCTGCTGCTGTCCAGGCCCTGGCAGATGACTATCTGGCTCAGTTGAGCCTGGAGCCCACAACCAGGACCCGGGGCAAGAGAAACCGAAAG TCCAAGCATCTGAATGGGGATGAGAGAAGTGGCAGTAATTACAGGCGGATCCCATGGGGCCGGAGGCCTGCGCCACCGCGAGATGTGGCCATTTTACAAGAAAGG GCTAATAAGTTGGTGAAATACCTGTTGGTTAAGGACCAGACAAAGATCCCCATCAAACGCTCAG ACATGCTGAGGGATGTCATCCAAGAATATGATGAATATTTCCCAGAAATCATTGAACGAGCAAGCTACACTCTGGAGAAG ATGTTTCGAGTCAATCTGAAAGAAATTGATAAGCAAAGTAGCTTGTATATTCTCATCAGCACTCGGGAATCCTCTGCAGGCATACTGGGAAC GACCAAGGACACACCCAAGCTGGGTCTCCTCATGGTGATTCTGAGTGTCATTTTTATGAATGGCAACAAGGCCAGTGAGG CTGTCATCTGGGAGGTGCTGCGCAAGTTGGGGCTGCGCCCTGG GGTGAGGCATTCACTCTTTGGGGAAGTGAGGAAGCTCATCACAGACGAGTTTGTGAAGCAGAA GTACCTGGAGTACAAGAGGGTCCCTAACAGCAGACCACCTGAATATGAGTTCTTCTGGGGCTTGCGCTCCTACCATGAGACTAGCAAGATGAAAGTCCTCAAGTTTGCATGCAAG GTGCAGAAGAAAGACCCCAAGGACTGGGCTGTGCAGTACCGCGAGGCAGTGGAGATGGAAGTCCAAGCTGCAgctgtggctgtggctgaggCTGAAGCCAGGGCTGAGGCAAGAGCCCAAATGGGGATTGGAGAGGAAGCTGTGGCTGGGCCCTGGAATTGGGATGACATGGATATCGACTGCCTGACAAGGGAAGAGTTAGGCGATGATGCTCAGGCCTGGAGCAGATTTTCATTTGAAATTGAGGCCAGAGCCCAAGAAAATGCAGATGCCAGCACCAACGTCAACTTCAGCAGAGGAGCTAGTACCAGGGCTGGCTTCAGCGATGGTGCTAGTATTAGCTTCAATGGTGCACCCAGCTCCAGTGGTGGCTTCAGTGGTGGACCTGGCATTACCTTTGGTGTTGCACCCAGCACCAGTGCCAGCTTCAGCAATACAGCCAGCATTAGCTTTGGTGGCACACTGAGCACTAGCTCCAGCTTCAGCAGTGCAGCCAGCATCAGCTTTGGTGGTGCACCCAGCACCAGCACTAGtttcagcagtgaagccagcATTAGCTTTGGTGGCATGCCTTGTACCAGTGCCAGCTTTAGTGGTGGAGTCAGCTCTAGTTTTAGTGGTCCACTCAGCACCAGTGCCACTTTCAGTGGTGGCGCCAGCTCTGGCTTTGGAGGCACACTCAACACCACGGCTGGCTTTAGTGGTGTACTCAGCACTAGCACCAGCTTTGGCAGTGCACCCACAACGAGCACAGTCTTCAGTAGTGCGCTTAGCACCAGCACTGGCTTTGGAGGCATACTCAGCACCAGTGTCTGTTTCGGTGGCTCTCCCAGCTCCAGTGGTAGCTTTGGTGGTACACTCAGTACCAGTATCTGCTTTGGTGGCTCTCCCTGCACCAGCACTGGCTTTGGAGGCACACTCAGCACCAGTGTCTCCTTTGGTGGCTCTTCCAGCACCAGTGCCAATTTTGGTGGTACACTAAGTACCAGCATCTGCTTTGATGGCTCTCCCAGCACTGGTGCTGGCTTTGGTGGTGCTCTCAACACCAGTGCCAGCTTTGGCAGTGCGCTCAACACCAATACTGGTTTTGGTGGTGCTATGAGCACCAGTGCTGACTTTGGCGGTACATTAAGCACCAGTGTCTGCTTTGGTGGCTCTCCTGGCACCAGTGTCAGCTTTGGCAGTGCACTCAACACCAATGCCGGTTTTGGTGGTGCTGTCAGCACCAGCACTGACTTTGGTGGTACACTAAGCACCAGCATCTGTTTTGGTGGCTCTCCCAGCACCAGTGCTGGCTTTGGTGGTGCACTCAACACCAATGCCAGCTTTGGCTGTGCCGTCAGCACCAGTGCCAGCTTCAGTGGTGCTGTCAGCACCAGTGCCGGCTTCAGTGGTGCACCAAGCACCAACCCTGGCTTTGGCGGTGCATTTAGCACCAGTGCTGGCTTCGGTGGGGCACTTAGTACCGCTACTGACTTCGGTGGTACTCCCAGCAACAGCATTGGCTTTGGTGCTGCTCCCAGCACCAGTGTCAGCTTTGGTGGTGCTCATGGCACCAGCCTCTGTTTTGGTGGCGCTCCCAGCACCAGCCTCTGCTTTGGCAGTGCATCTAATACTAACCTATGCTTTGGTGGCCCTCCTAGCACCAGTGCCTGCTTTAGTGGTGCTACCAGCCCTAGTTTTTGTGATGGACCCAGCACCAGTACCGGTTTCAGCTTTGGCAATGGGTTAAGCACCAGTGCTGGACTTGGTGGTGGACTGAATACCAGTGCTGGCTTTGGTGGTGGCCTAGGCACCAGTGCTGGCTTCAGTGGTGGCCTAAGCACCAGTTCTGGCTTTGATGGTGGGCTAGGTACCAGCGCTGGCTTCGGTGGAGGACCAGGCACCAGCGCTGGCTTCGGTGGTGGACTGGGCACCAGTGCTGGCTTCAGTGGCGGACTGGGCACCAGTGCTGGCTTTGGTGGTGGACTGGTCACTAGTGATGGCTTTGGTGGTGGACTGGGCACCAATGCTAGTTTCGGCAGCACACTTGGCACCGGTGCTGGCTTTAGTGGTGGCCTCAGCACCAGCGATGGCTTTGGCAGTAGGCCTAATGCCAGCTTCGACAGAGGACTGAGTACCATCATTGGCTTTGGCAGTGGTTCCAACACCAGCACTGGCTTTACTGGCGAACCCAGCACCAGCACGGGCTTCAATAGTGGACCCAGTTCTATTGTTGGCTTCAGCGGTGGACCAAGCACTGGTGTTGGCTTCTGCAGTGGACCAAGCACCAGTGGCTTCAGCGGTGGACCGAGCACAGGAGCTGGCTTCGGCGGTGGACCAAACACTGGTGCTGGCTTTGGTGGTGGACCGAGCACCAGTGCTGGCTTTGGCAGTGGAGCCGCCAGTCTTGGTGCCTGTGGCTTCTCCTATGGCTAG